A DNA window from Dendrosporobacter quercicolus contains the following coding sequences:
- a CDS encoding metal ABC transporter permease, whose product MLDLLQYDFMQRALVAGVLVGLLCPVIGVFLILRRQSLIGDGLGHIAFAGVAAGWMFGVYPVLSATVVTVLSALGIEALRAKRPAFADMALAIFFYTGIAVAVVLSSMMKSNNVNLISYLFGSIVTVSTSDVQTIAGLTLVVLAVLRLIFKELVFITFDEEAALVSGLPVRKINTALAVLTALTVALSMRIVGILLVSALMVIPVAASLQLSRSFRSTIINAVIFSEVSVLAGLLISFTADLATGGTIVLTAVAIFVLTFAVRQLNGLKAPGAGCFKQ is encoded by the coding sequence ATGCTTGATTTATTGCAGTATGATTTTATGCAGCGGGCTTTGGTCGCCGGAGTTTTGGTAGGCTTGTTATGCCCGGTGATTGGCGTCTTTTTGATTTTGCGCCGCCAGTCCCTGATCGGGGACGGCTTAGGCCACATCGCTTTCGCCGGAGTTGCGGCCGGCTGGATGTTCGGCGTTTACCCGGTATTGAGCGCAACTGTGGTTACGGTGCTTTCGGCATTGGGAATCGAGGCCTTGCGGGCTAAGCGCCCGGCGTTTGCCGATATGGCGCTGGCAATTTTCTTTTATACGGGGATTGCGGTGGCCGTTGTCCTGAGCAGTATGATGAAATCCAATAATGTCAATCTCATCAGCTATTTATTCGGCAGTATCGTCACTGTCAGCACCAGCGACGTGCAGACGATCGCCGGCTTAACGTTGGTGGTACTGGCCGTATTGCGGTTGATTTTTAAAGAGTTGGTTTTTATCACCTTTGATGAGGAGGCCGCCCTGGTCAGCGGGCTGCCGGTGAGAAAAATCAATACGGCGCTGGCAGTGCTGACTGCGCTGACGGTTGCCTTATCCATGAGAATTGTTGGCATATTACTGGTATCGGCGCTGATGGTAATACCTGTAGCAGCCAGTCTGCAATTATCGCGCAGCTTTCGCAGCACCATCATCAATGCCGTGATTTTTTCAGAGGTCTCAGTGCTGGCCGGGCTGCTAATCTCTTTTACCGCCGATTTGGCTACCGGCGGAACCATCGTCTTAACTGCAGTGGCCATCTTTGTGCTTACATTTGCCGTGCGCCAGCTCAATGGCCTGAAAGCGCCAGGCGCAGGCTGCTTTAAGCAATAG
- the holB gene encoding DNA polymerase III subunit delta', with protein sequence MSSFMQWSDIAGHSENIDRLKQMLNSGRMPHALLFTGAAGIGKMLIARVLAAAVLCMDSAGRPCGICKACRSLTDGSHPDLLVIRPEGTTIKIEQIRQLQSAFALAPYFSSRRVCIIEDAERLTAQAANSILKTLEEPQGSSLFILVASSKQQLLATIISRCLAMAFQPLPSSVLSRALMDKGFAGFSVEVAARLSGGRFGQALKLLEPGGLNQRNQAAEITAALIQGERNFVWRTAALLDKHERKDFLSLLEYLTLILRDLLMISGRRDRRLLYNIDLEEQLTRQAGNWTEPGLMKALAAAAACRQALQANANPRLAGEALLIQLCDLAGGG encoded by the coding sequence GTGAGCAGTTTTATGCAATGGAGCGATATTGCCGGACACAGCGAGAACATTGACCGGCTGAAGCAGATGCTGAATTCGGGGCGAATGCCGCACGCCCTGCTGTTCACCGGGGCGGCGGGTATTGGCAAGATGCTCATTGCCCGGGTATTAGCCGCCGCAGTACTGTGTATGGATAGCGCCGGCCGGCCCTGCGGCATCTGTAAAGCCTGCCGCAGCCTGACCGACGGCAGCCATCCTGATCTGCTGGTTATCCGGCCTGAGGGCACAACAATCAAGATTGAACAAATCCGTCAATTGCAGTCAGCGTTTGCCCTGGCTCCGTATTTTAGCAGCAGGCGGGTTTGCATTATTGAAGATGCCGAACGGCTGACTGCACAGGCCGCCAATAGTATCCTGAAAACTCTGGAAGAGCCTCAGGGCAGCAGTTTGTTTATTTTGGTTGCAAGCAGCAAGCAGCAATTATTGGCTACTATTATATCCCGCTGCTTGGCAATGGCCTTTCAGCCATTGCCAAGCAGCGTACTGAGCCGGGCGTTAATGGACAAAGGCTTTGCCGGCTTTTCCGTGGAGGTGGCGGCGCGCCTTTCTGGCGGAAGGTTCGGCCAGGCGCTTAAATTGCTGGAGCCTGGCGGGCTTAATCAGCGGAACCAAGCCGCTGAAATTACGGCGGCCCTGATTCAGGGTGAAAGAAATTTTGTCTGGAGGACGGCAGCACTTTTGGATAAACATGAGCGGAAGGATTTTTTGTCATTATTGGAATACTTAACGCTAATTTTACGGGATTTACTCATGATTTCCGGCCGGCGGGACAGGCGGCTGTTATATAATATCGATTTGGAAGAGCAGCTTACGCGGCAAGCCGGAAACTGGACGGAACCGGGCCTGATGAAAGCTCTGGCGGCCGCTGCGGCCTGCAGGCAGGCGCTTCAGGCGAATGCCAACCCGCGCTTAGCAGGGGAGGCTCTGCTTATTCAGTTGTGTGATTTAGCCGGAGGAGGATAA
- a CDS encoding aminotransferase class I/II-fold pyridoxal phosphate-dependent enzyme, with the protein MYRGRQTETPLLAAMLKYVEDGVVPFHTPGHKQGKGIHPLLGKLLGEQALQLDLALMEELDDFHEPHGCIKKAQDLAARLYGADHSFFVINGTTGGIYAMILAIAGPGEKILVPRNAHRSIIGGIILSGAVPVFMQPAIDFELGLAMGVAPETVAAAIQQHPDAKGVLIINPTYYGVATDLKKIVDIVHAGQMVAIVDEAHGPHLKFNDQLPLQALDAGADLCAQSTHKIIGALTQCSIVHCRAGRVSVPRLKAMLQLVQSTSPNYLLLASLDVARLQMAQEGRELIAGAIELAHWTRQAINAIPGLYCFGGEKIGSLGVFSLDPTKITVTVKGLGLKGAEAERILRHEYGVQVELSDIYNVLFLITLGDSKADAVALVKALQELAAKHAGNYDFSAVDQAASVVLEPPVGVISPREALFGNQCTVPFHASAGHICAEIVTFYPPGIPLLCPGERISPEVISYCRQLQQAGLHISGPEDYTLKTIKVVD; encoded by the coding sequence TTGTATCGAGGCAGGCAAACCGAGACGCCACTGCTGGCTGCCATGCTCAAGTATGTTGAGGACGGCGTTGTCCCGTTTCATACGCCGGGCCATAAGCAGGGCAAAGGTATTCATCCGCTGTTGGGTAAGCTTCTGGGGGAGCAGGCGTTGCAGCTGGACTTAGCGTTAATGGAAGAACTGGATGATTTTCATGAACCGCATGGCTGCATCAAGAAAGCGCAGGATTTGGCCGCCCGGTTATATGGCGCCGATCATAGCTTTTTTGTCATCAATGGCACCACCGGCGGGATCTATGCAATGATTCTGGCCATCGCCGGACCGGGGGAAAAAATTCTGGTGCCGCGCAATGCTCACCGGTCAATCATTGGCGGAATCATCTTAAGCGGAGCTGTTCCGGTGTTTATGCAGCCGGCCATTGATTTTGAGCTGGGCCTGGCCATGGGAGTTGCTCCGGAAACAGTTGCAGCCGCCATCCAACAGCATCCGGACGCCAAAGGGGTATTAATCATTAATCCCACATATTACGGTGTTGCCACTGATTTGAAAAAAATTGTCGATATTGTTCATGCCGGTCAAATGGTGGCCATTGTTGACGAGGCTCACGGTCCGCACTTAAAGTTCAACGATCAATTGCCGCTGCAGGCCCTGGATGCCGGGGCGGATCTTTGCGCCCAAAGCACTCATAAAATTATCGGCGCCCTGACGCAATGCTCTATTGTTCACTGCCGGGCCGGCAGGGTCAGTGTGCCTAGACTTAAAGCCATGCTGCAATTGGTTCAGTCAACCAGTCCCAATTATTTATTGCTGGCATCGCTGGATGTGGCCCGTTTGCAGATGGCGCAAGAGGGCCGGGAATTGATCGCCGGAGCGATTGAACTGGCCCATTGGACAAGGCAGGCTATCAACGCGATTCCGGGACTGTATTGTTTTGGCGGGGAGAAGATTGGCAGTCTGGGCGTGTTTAGTCTGGATCCGACCAAAATTACCGTTACCGTTAAAGGTCTGGGCTTGAAAGGCGCCGAGGCGGAGCGGATTCTGCGCCATGAATATGGAGTGCAGGTGGAGCTGTCCGATATTTATAATGTATTGTTTCTCATTACTTTAGGCGACAGTAAGGCGGATGCGGTTGCTTTGGTTAAGGCTTTACAGGAGCTTGCCGCCAAGCATGCGGGAAATTATGATTTTTCGGCGGTTGATCAGGCGGCCAGCGTTGTGCTGGAGCCGCCGGTAGGGGTGATATCGCCGCGGGAAGCTCTGTTTGGCAACCAATGCACTGTTCCGTTTCATGCCTCTGCCGGGCATATTTGCGCTGAAATTGTAACCTTCTATCCACCGGGCATCCCCCTGTTATGTCCCGGTGAGCGCATCAGCCCGGAGGTAATCAGCTATTGCCGGCAGCTGCAACAGGCCGGTCTGCATATCTCGGGACCGGAAGATTATACGCTTAAAACAATAAAAGTGGTGGATTAA
- the rsmI gene encoding 16S rRNA (cytidine(1402)-2'-O)-methyltransferase, protein MQAGKLYLCATPIGNLEDMTYRAVRLLKEAALIAAEDTRHTRKLLTHFDIHTPLTSYHEHIKDTRGPELIERLLNGEDVAVVSDAGLPGISDPGSHLVRLALDAGLTVVPVPGANAALTALVAAGLDTTAFTFAGFLPKTGKKRRAFIRALADYQTTLVLYESPHRLKATLAELLDELGDRPAVAARELTKKFEEFIRGTLKSLQQHFSENQPRGEFTLVINGNDNENAEPLADAELPPLEQAVAALVSAGYDKKTAIREVAASRAVPRREVYQAVIGKEL, encoded by the coding sequence ATGCAAGCTGGAAAACTATATTTATGTGCCACGCCAATCGGCAATCTGGAGGATATGACCTATAGAGCGGTCAGGCTGTTGAAAGAGGCGGCGCTCATTGCCGCTGAAGATACCCGGCATACCCGCAAGCTGCTGACGCATTTTGACATTCATACCCCGCTCACCAGTTATCATGAGCATATTAAAGACACCAGAGGCCCCGAACTTATTGAACGGCTGCTTAACGGCGAGGATGTGGCTGTGGTTAGCGATGCCGGACTGCCGGGAATTTCCGATCCGGGCAGTCATCTGGTCCGACTGGCCCTTGATGCCGGACTGACGGTTGTTCCCGTACCTGGCGCTAATGCCGCCCTGACCGCGCTGGTGGCGGCAGGACTGGACACAACTGCGTTTACCTTTGCCGGTTTTTTGCCTAAGACAGGCAAAAAGCGCCGGGCCTTCATCAGGGCGTTGGCTGATTATCAGACAACCTTAGTGTTATACGAATCGCCGCACCGGCTGAAAGCAACGCTGGCGGAACTGCTCGACGAATTGGGAGACAGGCCGGCAGTGGCGGCCCGGGAGTTAACCAAAAAATTTGAAGAATTTATCAGAGGAACGCTGAAGTCCTTACAACAGCATTTTTCCGAAAATCAGCCGCGGGGGGAGTTTACTTTAGTGATCAATGGTAATGATAATGAAAATGCGGAACCCCTGGCCGATGCTGAATTGCCGCCGCTAGAGCAGGCAGTGGCCGCTTTAGTCAGCGCCGGCTATGACAAAAAAACGGCGATACGTGAGGTCGCCGCCAGCAGGGCTGTTCCCCGGCGGGAAGTCTATCAGGCCGTTATCGGCAAGGAATTGTAA
- a CDS encoding dTMP kinase, whose translation MTGKLIIIEAGDGCGKATQTEKLAARLQSEGENVRRIEFPDYQSPSSALIKMYLNGAFGHQPQAVNPYAASSFYAVDRYASFKRDWEKFYQQGGIVICDRYTTSNMVHQAVKIPAPDEREAYLNWLWDFEFVKFGLPVPDAVIFLDMPPEYSLRLIQNRARQAGNAVDIHEANERYLADCYASYRQVAEKYHWRQVACVADGQLRSIDRIHADIYKIAAEVLVL comes from the coding sequence ATGACTGGAAAACTAATTATCATTGAGGCTGGCGACGGCTGCGGCAAAGCTACGCAGACGGAAAAACTGGCGGCAAGACTGCAAAGCGAGGGGGAAAATGTCAGGAGAATCGAATTTCCTGATTATCAGAGTCCATCGTCGGCGCTGATCAAAATGTATCTGAACGGGGCGTTCGGACATCAGCCTCAGGCGGTTAATCCCTATGCGGCGTCCTCGTTTTATGCGGTTGACCGCTATGCTTCATTCAAACGGGACTGGGAGAAGTTTTACCAACAGGGCGGAATTGTCATTTGCGACCGTTACACTACCTCCAATATGGTTCATCAAGCGGTCAAAATACCTGCCCCTGATGAGCGGGAGGCTTACTTAAACTGGCTGTGGGACTTTGAGTTTGTTAAATTCGGCTTGCCGGTGCCGGATGCGGTGATATTTTTGGACATGCCGCCCGAATATAGCCTGAGGCTTATTCAAAACCGGGCCAGGCAGGCGGGAAACGCGGTTGATATTCATGAAGCCAATGAACGGTATTTGGCTGACTGTTATGCCAGTTACCGCCAGGTCGCCGAAAAATATCACTGGCGCCAGGTGGCCTGTGTAGCTGACGGGCAGCTCCGGAGCATTGACCGGATTCATGCCGATATTTACAAAATAGCTGCTGAAGTATTAGTCCTGTGA
- a CDS encoding AbrB/MazE/SpoVT family DNA-binding domain-containing protein, giving the protein MKSTGIVRKVDELGRVVIPIELRRTLDIEEKDALEIYVDHDRIILRKYEPACSCVFCGNADEVSNFKGKNVCKHCLDAMVQKVI; this is encoded by the coding sequence ATGAAATCAACTGGTATTGTTCGAAAAGTGGACGAGTTAGGTCGGGTGGTCATTCCAATTGAACTACGCCGTACTCTTGATATTGAAGAAAAAGACGCCCTAGAAATCTATGTGGATCATGACCGTATTATTCTGCGGAAATATGAACCAGCTTGCTCCTGCGTATTCTGCGGCAATGCGGATGAAGTATCCAACTTCAAAGGTAAAAATGTCTGCAAACACTGTCTGGATGCCATGGTTCAGAAAGTCATCTGA
- a CDS encoding TetR/AcrR family transcriptional regulator — translation MEPDLEHKVTTREKILHATLEIINNEGLENVTIRKITLAAQVNIAAVNYYFGSKENVINEALKELLDKLSRTFDQLEDGALPPQERLRNFLHSYADATLAYPDVFKNFLKQVITHYNDHPSHVDYIKFMQTTGWRKLGSFLQESGLLPNDQLLLMKIVQLFSALEFPLLLGVQTREVHEFDYYDQKYRYQYVELLMQSLLHKP, via the coding sequence TTGGAGCCGGATTTAGAGCATAAGGTTACCACCCGGGAAAAAATTCTTCATGCTACTCTTGAGATAATCAACAATGAAGGCCTGGAAAATGTGACCATTCGGAAAATAACGCTGGCAGCCCAGGTGAATATTGCTGCAGTTAATTATTATTTTGGCTCAAAGGAAAATGTTATTAATGAAGCCCTAAAAGAGCTTTTGGATAAATTAAGCAGGACGTTTGATCAATTAGAGGATGGTGCTTTACCTCCCCAAGAGCGGCTGCGCAATTTTTTGCACAGTTATGCGGATGCCACACTGGCTTATCCTGATGTATTTAAAAATTTTCTCAAACAAGTGATTACGCATTACAACGATCATCCGTCGCATGTTGATTATATTAAGTTTATGCAGACGACCGGCTGGCGGAAGCTAGGCAGCTTCTTACAGGAGAGCGGGTTACTGCCTAATGATCAATTGTTATTGATGAAAATTGTTCAGTTGTTTAGCGCTCTGGAATTTCCGCTGCTGCTGGGGGTGCAGACCCGGGAGGTTCATGAATTTGACTATTACGATCAAAAATACCGTTATCAGTATGTTGAATTGTTAATGCAGTCTTTGCTGCATAAACCTTAA
- a CDS encoding metal ABC transporter ATP-binding protein — protein MNVFELKNVFFSYRPEHRVFADINLAIAKGRFLAMVGPNGAGKSTLLKLCAGLLRPDQGQVSIFNTPIEQFRGWFQIAYIAQQSLRDRNFPVTVQEVVRLGRVAPAGIGARLKSADEEIVEEAIHTVGLQDLRKRLIGELSGGQQQRVAIARALAAQPAVLLMDEAASGVDTATREHIYGLLQAINRTAGTSILMVSHDVERILHYADDIAGIDRGGVGYYGNAAGFRQFCRVQPEPYAGEAEGGQISHA, from the coding sequence GTGAATGTTTTTGAACTGAAAAATGTATTTTTTTCCTATCGGCCGGAGCACAGGGTGTTTGCAGATATCAATTTGGCTATTGCCAAAGGCCGGTTTCTGGCAATGGTTGGGCCAAATGGGGCCGGCAAGTCGACTTTATTAAAATTATGTGCAGGCCTGCTCAGGCCGGATCAAGGTCAGGTAAGTATTTTTAATACGCCAATTGAACAGTTTAGGGGCTGGTTCCAAATTGCCTATATTGCTCAGCAGTCATTGCGGGACCGCAATTTCCCCGTAACAGTCCAGGAAGTGGTGCGGCTGGGCCGGGTTGCGCCTGCGGGAATTGGCGCCAGGCTTAAGTCCGCCGACGAGGAGATCGTTGAAGAGGCCATCCATACGGTTGGCCTGCAGGATTTACGCAAACGCCTGATTGGCGAGTTGTCGGGCGGCCAGCAGCAGAGGGTGGCCATTGCCAGGGCTTTGGCGGCGCAGCCTGCGGTCCTATTGATGGATGAGGCCGCCTCCGGCGTGGATACGGCCACCCGTGAGCATATCTATGGTCTGCTGCAAGCCATCAACCGTACAGCCGGAACGTCAATTCTTATGGTTTCCCATGATGTTGAGCGAATTTTGCACTATGCGGATGACATCGCCGGTATTGACCGGGGCGGCGTCGGCTATTACGGCAATGCGGCCGGGTTCCGGCAGTTTTGTCGCGTACAGCCGGAACCTTACGCCGGGGAAGCGGAAGGAGGACAGATAAGTCATGCTTGA
- a CDS encoding SdpI family protein has product MPPEAMAVAAAIQLFLGFFAYYSQIKMNDFVGYRTPRAMVNEETWLYANKTFGKYSIIAGTINVLFGLWGRTVSYGHHQQAILWIGNLLLLVAGVGISIYLTEKKLFEKFGD; this is encoded by the coding sequence GTGCCGCCTGAAGCAATGGCTGTTGCTGCAGCGATCCAACTATTTTTGGGCTTTTTCGCTTACTATAGTCAAATTAAGATGAATGATTTTGTCGGCTATCGAACGCCGCGCGCTATGGTTAACGAAGAAACCTGGCTATATGCAAATAAGACATTTGGGAAATACAGCATTATTGCCGGTACGATCAATGTATTGTTTGGTTTGTGGGGACGAACAGTCAGCTATGGCCATCATCAACAAGCAATACTTTGGATCGGTAATTTGCTGCTTCTCGTTGCGGGAGTAGGAATAAGTATTTACCTAACAGAAAAAAAACTATTCGAAAAGTTTGGCGACTAG
- a CDS encoding PSP1 domain-containing protein → MQTVVGIRFKKAGKIYYFDPGPLALAAGENVIVETARGLEHGQVVIGPRQVAEEDIVAPLKTVQRRASLLDMDKVKENKVKEDEAFSICEQKIKAHNLPMKLIDVEYTFDVNKIIFYFTAEGRIDFRELVKDLAAVFRTRIELRQIGVRDEAKMLGGIGCCGRSLCCSTFLGDFEPVSIRMAKEQNLSLNPTKISGICGRLMCCLKYESDSYGGCCKKIVPPTAGRRVITIDGEGKVIAVSNNKKTATVLLDDGKTLIIPWEEVVEKEDE, encoded by the coding sequence GTGCAAACAGTAGTAGGTATACGGTTTAAAAAAGCCGGGAAAATATATTATTTTGATCCGGGTCCGCTGGCGCTGGCAGCAGGAGAAAACGTGATTGTGGAAACCGCCCGGGGCCTTGAACATGGACAAGTCGTGATCGGTCCCCGTCAGGTGGCGGAGGAAGACATTGTAGCGCCGCTGAAAACCGTCCAGCGCAGGGCATCTCTGCTGGATATGGATAAAGTAAAGGAAAACAAGGTCAAGGAAGACGAGGCTTTTTCCATTTGTGAGCAGAAGATAAAAGCGCACAATCTGCCAATGAAACTCATTGACGTTGAATATACGTTTGATGTTAATAAGATTATTTTTTATTTTACGGCCGAGGGAAGGATTGATTTCCGCGAACTGGTTAAGGATTTGGCGGCAGTTTTTCGCACCAGAATCGAATTGCGTCAAATTGGCGTTCGTGATGAGGCTAAAATGCTGGGCGGCATCGGTTGCTGCGGCCGTTCACTCTGCTGTTCAACTTTTCTGGGTGATTTTGAACCGGTTTCCATCCGAATGGCCAAAGAACAGAATTTATCGCTTAATCCAACCAAAATATCGGGTATCTGCGGCCGGCTGATGTGCTGCCTGAAATATGAAAGCGACAGTTACGGCGGCTGTTGCAAAAAAATTGTACCGCCGACCGCCGGACGCCGGGTCATCACGATTGACGGCGAGGGCAAAGTCATAGCGGTAAGCAACAATAAAAAGACGGCGACAGTACTGCTTGATGACGGCAAAACCCTGATTATCCCCTGGGAGGAAGTAGTGGAGAAAGAGGATGAATAA
- a CDS encoding YaaR family protein, whose protein sequence is MKINNMGAPKVLPHNDAEGSVKSGKSNHLFSSDLVRSQADYSKERLDALLEEITKQGSRLGQVPTYAELKTYRELVRNFIGEAVARMYTLQSQTGWDRQGRQKVYTTIKNIDETLTSMTEDVRHGQERQLDIMAKQDAIRGMLVDLYM, encoded by the coding sequence GTGAAGATAAACAATATGGGAGCTCCAAAGGTGTTGCCGCATAACGATGCTGAAGGCAGCGTTAAGTCCGGAAAATCCAATCATCTGTTTTCGTCTGATCTTGTGCGCAGTCAGGCCGACTATTCCAAAGAACGCCTGGACGCGCTGCTGGAGGAAATTACTAAGCAAGGTTCAAGGCTTGGCCAGGTTCCGACTTATGCCGAACTTAAGACTTATCGTGAGCTTGTCCGCAACTTCATTGGCGAAGCGGTGGCGCGGATGTATACGCTGCAGTCTCAGACCGGCTGGGACCGGCAGGGGCGGCAGAAAGTATATACGACAATAAAAAATATTGACGAGACGTTAACCAGTATGACTGAGGATGTGCGGCACGGCCAGGAGCGGCAACTGGATATTATGGCCAAACAGGATGCCATCCGCGGGATGCTGGTGGACTTATATATGTGA
- a CDS encoding tRNA1(Val) (adenine(37)-N6)-methyltransferase — translation MLLPGERLDDLMINELKIIQHEDEFRFSLDAVLLAHFATVKPGISAVDLGAGGGAVSLLLAARGAALVTGVEINERVAAMARRSVELNGLTKQVLIKPGDLREVAGNFSPGLCDLVVANPPYRPAGTGRINPNSGLAIARHEVKATLSDVVAAAKYLMKVRGRFALVHLPERLPEILQTMAAAGLEPKRLQLVYPKADRKAVMALVEGVKGAKPGLDVLSPLVIYQHDGAYTDTVRAYYK, via the coding sequence ATGCTGCTGCCTGGTGAACGGTTAGACGACCTGATGATCAATGAGCTAAAGATTATTCAGCATGAGGATGAGTTCCGCTTTTCGCTGGATGCGGTGCTACTGGCTCATTTTGCGACAGTAAAGCCAGGAATTTCCGCCGTTGATTTAGGAGCGGGCGGCGGGGCGGTCAGTTTGCTGCTGGCTGCGCGCGGAGCCGCTCTGGTAACCGGGGTGGAAATTAATGAACGGGTTGCGGCAATGGCCCGGCGCAGTGTTGAGCTTAACGGACTGACAAAACAAGTGCTGATTAAACCGGGTGATTTGCGGGAAGTGGCCGGCAATTTTTCACCCGGTTTGTGCGATTTAGTGGTCGCTAATCCTCCCTACCGGCCGGCCGGCACAGGCCGGATCAATCCCAATAGCGGCTTGGCCATCGCCAGACATGAAGTCAAGGCGACTCTCAGCGATGTTGTGGCGGCGGCCAAATACCTGATGAAGGTGCGGGGCCGTTTTGCACTGGTTCACCTGCCTGAACGTCTGCCGGAAATTCTACAGACAATGGCGGCGGCGGGTCTTGAGCCTAAACGGCTGCAGCTGGTTTATCCCAAGGCAGACCGGAAGGCGGTTATGGCGCTGGTCGAAGGGGTAAAAGGAGCTAAACCGGGACTGGATGTGCTGTCTCCGCTGGTTATCTATCAGCATGACGGCGCCTATACTGATACTGTCAGGGCATATTATAAGTAG